A region of Thermococcus barossii DNA encodes the following proteins:
- a CDS encoding FumA C-terminus/TtdB family hydratase beta subunit, with protein sequence MAVKLKTPLSEEDVLKLRAGDIVHLSGTIYTARDSAHRRILSLPREELPFEPEGAVIYHCGPVVRKRGDGYEVVSAGPTTSARMNAYLDEILNLGVRGIIGKGGMEVRSFKDRAVYFAFTGGAGSLAAKSIKRVKAVHWLDLGIPEALWVLEVEDFPVLVAIDSHGNSLYR encoded by the coding sequence TTGGCAGTGAAGCTAAAAACGCCCCTGAGCGAGGAAGACGTTCTGAAACTGAGAGCTGGTGATATAGTCCACCTCTCCGGAACGATCTACACCGCCCGCGACTCGGCCCACCGGAGGATTCTGAGCCTGCCGAGGGAGGAACTGCCCTTCGAGCCGGAGGGGGCGGTGATATACCACTGCGGCCCCGTGGTCAGGAAAAGGGGAGATGGCTACGAGGTCGTCTCGGCGGGGCCGACGACGAGTGCCAGAATGAACGCGTACCTAGATGAAATCCTGAACCTGGGAGTGAGGGGGATAATAGGGAAGGGCGGAATGGAGGTCAGGTCTTTCAAAGACCGCGCAGTTTACTTTGCCTTCACCGGAGGTGCGGGTTCACTCGCGGCAAAGAGCATAAAGAGGGTTAAAGCCGTCCACTGGCTCGACCTCGGAATTCCAGAGGCTCTGTGGGTTCTTGAGGTTGAGGACTTTCCGGTGCTGGTGGCCATAGATTCCCATGGGAACTCGCTCTACCGTTAG
- a CDS encoding AbrB/MazE/SpoVT family DNA-binding domain-containing protein produces the protein MTVEVVRLDDNGRIYLPASVRKNLRSREFYVEEKDGRIILIPVREKLMKYRGTFRGENLTGEEIDEIVKEETEKLLRGEL, from the coding sequence ATGACAGTGGAAGTTGTGAGACTCGATGACAACGGGAGGATCTACCTGCCAGCCAGTGTCAGGAAAAACCTCCGCTCCAGGGAGTTCTACGTCGAGGAGAAGGACGGCAGGATAATCCTGATCCCCGTCAGGGAGAAGCTGATGAAATACCGGGGGACTTTCAGGGGGGAGAACCTCACCGGTGAGGAAATTGACGAAATCGTGAAGGAAGAAACTGAAAAGCTCCTGAGGGGAGAGCTGTGA
- a CDS encoding carboxymuconolactone decarboxylase family protein, giving the protein MDYDEVNVKLQEIEELLDKLGKEHPKEISAFSRFLRETLDNKALTTREKELIALALGIAQGCEWCIYLHTQKALAAGAKPEELIEAGLVAVLMAGGPALMHLIPLVKAIENFGKEQKA; this is encoded by the coding sequence ATGGATTACGACGAGGTTAACGTCAAACTTCAGGAAATAGAGGAGCTCCTTGACAAGCTTGGCAAGGAGCACCCGAAGGAGATTTCGGCCTTCTCCCGCTTCCTGCGCGAGACCCTCGACAACAAGGCCCTGACGACGCGCGAGAAGGAGCTCATAGCCCTTGCCCTCGGCATAGCCCAAGGCTGCGAGTGGTGCATCTACCTCCACACCCAGAAGGCCCTCGCCGCCGGTGCCAAGCCGGAGGAGCTTATCGAAGCCGGTCTCGTTGCCGTTCTGATGGCTGGAGGTCCGGCCCTAATGCATCTCATTCCGCTCGTGAAGGCAATAGAAAACTTCGGAAAGGAGCAAAAGGCGTGA
- a CDS encoding acyl CoA:acetate/3-ketoacid CoA transferase gives MKVVEAERAVGAVPDKAVIAVSGFNLLVAPEYLLLKLFERYKETGHPKGIFLEVNPIPTAPNRVLDRILGELYREEDQEFLAGMLVTYPGWSPYIQRLIEENRVEGYTWSIGTASWFFREVARGIPGVLTRVGLGTFLDPREDGGYLNELARKRKRCLIERVEIGGEEYLFYRAPKPNVAFIRGSTADEIGNVTTEREGAFTEILNMAQAAKAEPDKGIVVAQVERVARYPSLKPQDVKVPGPLVDYVVVSPPEYHKQSANVTYDPRISGEVIPPMDSGSVPKMELGSKKVIARRILLEMVGLVKRLNRPVLVNLGIGIPDRVAGVAMEEGISEWVFTTVESGPFGGIALGGPDFGASIGPFAIISQPDQFANYEGGVIDAASLGFMQVDERGNVNPSLLPGRLPGPGGFPVISYGSPRMFFAGHFTAGRKELKVANGKLEIVRDGNIKKFVKRVYKVVYNAPLGLKRGQEVVYITERAVFRLTERGLVLEEHAPGIDIEKDVLAHMEFEPIMSPKLREMDERLFREEPMGLKDEL, from the coding sequence ATGAAGGTTGTCGAAGCTGAGAGGGCCGTTGGGGCCGTTCCGGATAAAGCCGTTATAGCCGTCTCGGGCTTCAACCTGCTCGTTGCGCCCGAGTACCTCCTGCTCAAGCTCTTCGAGCGCTATAAGGAGACCGGCCACCCGAAGGGAATATTCCTGGAGGTCAACCCCATTCCCACGGCACCGAACAGGGTTCTCGACAGAATCCTGGGGGAGCTGTACCGCGAGGAGGATCAGGAGTTTCTGGCCGGAATGCTGGTGACCTACCCAGGGTGGTCGCCCTACATACAGAGGCTCATCGAAGAGAACAGGGTTGAGGGCTACACCTGGTCGATAGGCACTGCCTCATGGTTCTTCCGCGAGGTGGCGCGGGGGATTCCGGGCGTTTTGACCAGAGTCGGTCTCGGAACCTTTCTAGATCCGAGGGAGGACGGCGGCTACCTCAACGAGCTGGCGAGGAAGAGAAAGCGGTGCCTGATTGAGCGTGTTGAAATCGGCGGTGAGGAGTACCTCTTCTACCGCGCTCCAAAGCCAAACGTTGCCTTCATCAGGGGGAGCACCGCGGACGAGATAGGCAACGTCACGACCGAGCGAGAGGGAGCCTTCACGGAGATACTCAACATGGCACAGGCGGCAAAGGCCGAGCCGGACAAGGGCATCGTGGTGGCCCAGGTCGAGAGAGTGGCGAGGTATCCGTCGCTGAAGCCCCAGGACGTGAAGGTTCCCGGCCCGCTCGTCGACTACGTGGTCGTTTCCCCTCCGGAGTACCACAAGCAGAGCGCTAACGTGACCTACGACCCCAGGATTTCCGGCGAGGTCATACCACCGATGGATTCCGGCTCCGTTCCCAAAATGGAGCTGGGAAGCAAGAAGGTCATAGCGCGAAGGATCCTCCTGGAGATGGTCGGGCTCGTCAAAAGGCTCAACAGGCCGGTACTCGTCAACCTCGGCATAGGAATTCCGGACAGAGTGGCTGGAGTGGCCATGGAGGAGGGCATTTCAGAGTGGGTATTCACGACGGTCGAATCGGGCCCCTTCGGCGGCATAGCCCTCGGCGGTCCGGACTTCGGAGCTTCGATAGGCCCCTTCGCGATAATCTCGCAGCCCGACCAGTTCGCCAACTACGAGGGCGGCGTCATAGACGCGGCCAGCCTAGGCTTCATGCAGGTGGATGAGAGGGGCAACGTGAACCCTTCGCTGCTCCCGGGCAGGCTTCCGGGGCCTGGAGGCTTCCCTGTCATCTCCTACGGCTCACCAAGGATGTTCTTCGCCGGCCACTTCACGGCCGGAAGGAAGGAGCTGAAGGTAGCCAACGGGAAGCTCGAGATAGTGCGGGACGGGAACATCAAAAAGTTCGTAAAGAGGGTTTACAAGGTCGTCTACAACGCCCCCCTCGGCCTGAAGAGGGGCCAGGAGGTCGTTTACATAACCGAAAGGGCCGTCTTCAGGCTGACGGAGAGAGGACTCGTCCTGGAAGAGCACGCGCCGGGGATAGATATCGAAAAGGACGTCCTGGCCCACATGGAGTTCGAGCCCATCATGAGTCCAAAGCTCAGGGAAATGGACGAGAGGCTCTTCCGGGAGGAGCCGATGGGGCTGAAGGACGAACTCTAA
- a CDS encoding 2-dehydropantoate 2-reductase: MKVYVLGAGSIGSLFGALLARAGNDVTLIGREEQVRAVNENGLHVFGVEEFTVYPEASLYAPDEPPDLLLLATKSYSTKTALECAKSCIGPETWILSIQNGLGNEELALKVTPRVMGGITTNGAMLVEWGRVRWTGRGITVIGRYPTGGDPFVGKVAEVFNASGLETHVTENVLGWKWAKAIVNSVINGLGTVLEVKNGTLKDNPYLEAISVDIAREGCTVAQQLGIEFEIHPLELLWDTIERTRENYNSTLQDIRRGKRTEVDYIHGKIVEYAAEVGLEAPRNELLWALIKAKEGQSR, from the coding sequence ATGAAGGTTTACGTACTCGGTGCGGGGAGCATAGGTTCGCTCTTCGGGGCCCTGCTCGCGAGGGCCGGCAACGATGTGACGCTCATCGGAAGGGAGGAGCAGGTGAGGGCGGTAAACGAGAACGGTCTCCACGTGTTTGGGGTTGAGGAGTTCACGGTCTATCCTGAGGCAAGCCTCTACGCCCCCGACGAGCCGCCTGATCTCCTGCTCCTGGCTACAAAATCCTACTCAACTAAAACCGCCCTTGAGTGTGCGAAAAGCTGTATTGGACCGGAGACGTGGATACTGAGCATACAGAACGGCCTCGGCAACGAGGAGCTTGCCCTTAAGGTCACCCCGAGAGTTATGGGTGGAATAACCACGAACGGCGCCATGCTGGTTGAGTGGGGGCGCGTGAGATGGACGGGAAGGGGTATAACCGTCATCGGGAGGTATCCAACGGGAGGTGACCCCTTTGTCGGAAAGGTCGCCGAGGTTTTCAACGCTTCCGGTCTGGAAACCCACGTCACGGAGAACGTTCTGGGCTGGAAGTGGGCGAAGGCCATAGTGAACTCGGTTATTAACGGTCTTGGGACGGTTCTCGAAGTCAAGAACGGGACTTTGAAGGATAATCCGTACCTTGAGGCCATTTCCGTTGACATAGCCCGTGAAGGTTGCACCGTTGCCCAGCAGCTCGGCATCGAGTTTGAGATACACCCGCTGGAGCTCCTCTGGGATACGATCGAGCGCACCAGGGAGAACTACAACTCCACCCTCCAGGACATAAGGAGGGGTAAGAGAACGGAGGTTGACTACATCCACGGCAAGATTGTAGAGTATGCGGCCGAAGTTGGCCTCGAAGCGCCACGGAACGAGCTCCTCTGGGCGCTCATCAAGGCGAAGGAGGGGCAAAGTAGATAA
- a CDS encoding nascent polypeptide-associated complex protein has translation MMGMNPRQMKKLMRQMGIKMEELEGVKEVVIRLENREIIIKQPAVTVITAQGEKSYQIIGPEEVRAIVSIPEEDIKLVMEQTGVDYDTAKKALEEAEGDLAEAILRLSGE, from the coding sequence ATGATGGGAATGAACCCCCGGCAGATGAAGAAGCTCATGCGTCAGATGGGCATCAAGATGGAGGAGCTTGAGGGCGTCAAAGAGGTGGTAATCAGGCTTGAGAACAGGGAGATAATCATAAAGCAACCTGCGGTCACGGTCATCACAGCACAGGGCGAGAAGAGCTACCAGATAATCGGACCGGAGGAGGTCAGGGCGATAGTCAGCATCCCCGAGGAGGACATAAAGCTCGTGATGGAACAGACCGGTGTCGACTACGATACAGCCAAGAAGGCACTGGAAGAGGCCGAGGGAGACCTCGCCGAGGCCATACTCAGGCTGAGCGGGGAATGA
- a CDS encoding tetratricopeptide repeat protein, which translates to MDRLKAYLIAFVLIILGIAAGIVYEWGWTMLLRVILTLGFLGVTLMLLFFTGLTLYAESWKYGIVLAIFTAISGYGLYLSATWQNLQVVGGIIVFFIAILAFGIWYISEPDLSLADRFRSAEKLERMGKYKAAARKYEKAGNYSKAAEMYEKLGWMESAAWAYEKAGKYERAAEIYEELYEKEKDTYYLKEAHEYWKKAGNMERAAKALERYAEEEPWFWEDVAKLYEELGNEEKAREAWEKALEYYQKEAQEEGVFWEDVGNIARKLGREELAREAYQKFLEYCLKEAEEDPMWWKHVAEAYEYLGEREKAEEARKKYEEYRAKIMKTNEETSKFPEEKEEG; encoded by the coding sequence ATGGACAGACTCAAAGCGTACCTGATAGCGTTCGTTCTCATCATTCTGGGGATAGCCGCAGGGATAGTCTATGAATGGGGTTGGACGATGCTGCTCAGGGTTATCCTGACCCTCGGCTTCCTGGGAGTTACGCTGATGTTGCTCTTCTTCACGGGACTCACACTCTACGCAGAGAGCTGGAAGTACGGGATAGTCCTCGCGATCTTCACCGCAATAAGCGGCTACGGCCTTTACCTTAGCGCAACGTGGCAGAACCTCCAGGTAGTTGGCGGGATAATAGTCTTCTTCATCGCCATACTCGCCTTCGGAATCTGGTACATCAGCGAGCCCGACCTGAGCTTAGCGGACCGCTTCCGCTCGGCCGAGAAGCTTGAACGCATGGGCAAGTACAAGGCGGCGGCCAGAAAGTACGAGAAGGCCGGGAACTACTCGAAGGCGGCGGAGATGTACGAGAAGCTCGGCTGGATGGAGAGCGCCGCCTGGGCCTACGAGAAGGCCGGGAAGTACGAGAGGGCCGCGGAGATATACGAGGAGCTGTACGAGAAGGAGAAGGACACCTACTACCTCAAGGAGGCCCACGAGTACTGGAAGAAAGCTGGAAACATGGAGAGGGCGGCGAAGGCCCTTGAGCGCTACGCCGAGGAGGAGCCCTGGTTCTGGGAGGACGTGGCAAAGCTCTACGAGGAGCTGGGCAACGAGGAGAAGGCCAGGGAGGCCTGGGAGAAAGCCTTGGAGTACTACCAGAAGGAGGCCCAGGAGGAAGGCGTTTTCTGGGAGGACGTCGGGAACATAGCGAGGAAGCTCGGAAGGGAGGAGCTGGCGAGGGAAGCGTACCAGAAGTTCCTGGAGTACTGCCTGAAGGAGGCCGAGGAAGATCCTATGTGGTGGAAGCACGTGGCGGAGGCCTACGAGTACCTCGGTGAGAGGGAGAAGGCGGAGGAAGCCAGAAAGAAGTACGAGGAGTACAGGGCAAAGATAATGAAAACCAACGAGGAGACCTCGAAGTTCCCGGAGGAGAAGGAGGAGGGTTAA
- a CDS encoding RNA methyltransferase gives MIGVVLVEPEGPANIGMIARTMKNFGFSSLVMVKPNITEESYSYAVHAGDVLDRAIVVESFEEALELFDLTVGTTGKPGKGFIPYRVPIYPWELRETLEGYPGRIGLFFGRESIGLRNDELERLDFTVTVPTSGEYPVMNLAQSVAVILYELTKGKPEAKVRSLEPATRREKEELVGAWERLLEALNYPKDPARREVFAKVFRRFVGRAVLYGREVHTLIGPLRKAAIKLEECRDAER, from the coding sequence ATGATAGGTGTCGTTCTCGTTGAGCCGGAGGGGCCGGCAAACATCGGTATGATAGCGAGAACCATGAAGAACTTTGGATTTTCCAGCCTAGTCATGGTCAAGCCGAACATCACGGAGGAGAGCTACAGCTATGCAGTCCACGCGGGCGACGTTCTGGACAGGGCGATAGTTGTCGAGAGCTTCGAGGAGGCGCTTGAGCTCTTCGACCTGACGGTCGGAACGACCGGGAAGCCCGGGAAAGGCTTCATCCCATACCGAGTTCCCATCTATCCCTGGGAGCTGAGGGAGACGCTTGAAGGCTATCCCGGGAGGATCGGCCTTTTCTTCGGCAGGGAGAGCATCGGGCTGAGGAACGATGAGCTGGAAAGGCTCGACTTCACCGTGACGGTTCCGACCAGCGGGGAATACCCCGTGATGAACCTCGCACAGTCCGTCGCGGTGATCCTCTACGAGCTAACGAAGGGAAAACCTGAAGCCAAAGTCCGTTCCCTTGAGCCCGCGACGAGGAGGGAGAAGGAGGAGCTTGTGGGGGCGTGGGAGAGACTCTTGGAGGCTCTCAACTACCCCAAGGACCCGGCGAGGCGGGAGGTCTTTGCAAAGGTGTTTCGGCGCTTCGTGGGGAGGGCCGTTCTGTACGGGAGGGAGGTTCACACGCTAATTGGCCCGCTGAGAAAGGCGGCCATCAAACTGGAGGAATGCAGGGATGCTGAGCGTTGA
- the otg gene encoding methylated-DNA--protein-cysteine methyltransferase produces the protein MLSVDVFEIAGRKVWIGVIHEKKIQGITFALDGAQFRANIERLLGFLRKRGVNAKTEEAESDYPSLVRDVILGRRVNPEVLPMLSFDGVTPFERRVYEWLTKNVKRGSVITYGSLAKAIGTSPRAIGGAMKRNPYPIVVPCHRVVASGGIGYYTPRLEEKVFLLEIEGVKGWTDSKRT, from the coding sequence ATGCTGAGCGTTGACGTTTTTGAGATAGCGGGCAGAAAAGTGTGGATAGGCGTGATCCACGAGAAAAAAATCCAGGGGATAACCTTCGCCCTCGACGGGGCGCAGTTTCGAGCGAACATCGAGCGCCTCCTGGGTTTCCTGAGAAAGAGGGGGGTCAATGCGAAGACGGAAGAGGCGGAGAGCGACTATCCCTCACTCGTGAGGGACGTTATCCTGGGCAGGAGGGTGAACCCGGAGGTTCTCCCCATGCTATCCTTCGACGGCGTTACACCCTTTGAGAGGCGGGTTTACGAATGGCTCACGAAAAACGTTAAAAGAGGGAGCGTTATAACCTACGGTAGCCTTGCGAAGGCCATTGGAACGTCTCCACGGGCAATCGGCGGGGCCATGAAGAGGAACCCCTACCCGATAGTCGTTCCCTGTCACAGGGTCGTTGCCAGCGGTGGCATCGGTTACTACACTCCGAGGCTGGAGGAGAAGGTGTTCCTGCTCGAAATTGAGGGGGTGAAAGGATGGACAGACTCAAAGCGTACCTGA
- a CDS encoding ATP-binding protein: MNVEEIQRALADQRETLNEKLLRENLIERELKDRILRNFAPTAHIITGPRRSGKSVLAFKLGEKALYVNFEDPAMAGFSVGDYKKLLQAGYELLGEFDYVILDEVQEVEGWERMVSVLRENYPTVVTGSNARLLSREFSTYLTGRYLSYTLLPFSFREFLAYRGIVPDVKTTREEAMVKRALEEYLKRGGFPEALQFGREYLVNLYNDIITRDVIVRYGVRNVRELKEVAFYLFSNFAGRFTYSKTKNVLGIGNVETVKNYVEYLESAYLVFELPKFSFKPKEVLRGDKKVYAVDTGMINAVVPRVSENIGRLMENAVFLELLRVKHYLKPELELYHHRDTRGEVDFVVREGGKTELIQVTYASDGDEIARRELKSLFRAMELFGVKEGTLVTWAYSGELTRGSLRVRAVPLWRWLLKESVKLFNSNSDF; the protein is encoded by the coding sequence ATGAACGTTGAGGAAATTCAGAGGGCCCTCGCCGACCAGAGGGAAACTCTGAACGAAAAGCTCCTGAGGGAGAACCTCATAGAGAGGGAGCTCAAGGACAGGATACTCCGGAACTTCGCCCCCACCGCTCACATCATCACAGGCCCGAGGCGCTCTGGAAAGTCGGTTCTGGCCTTCAAGCTGGGGGAAAAGGCGCTCTATGTGAACTTCGAGGATCCCGCGATGGCGGGTTTCTCTGTTGGCGACTATAAAAAGCTCCTGCAGGCGGGCTACGAACTCCTCGGCGAGTTTGACTATGTGATTCTCGACGAGGTTCAGGAGGTGGAAGGCTGGGAGAGGATGGTTTCCGTTCTGAGGGAGAACTATCCAACTGTAGTGACTGGAAGCAACGCCCGGCTCCTCTCGCGAGAGTTTTCCACCTACCTGACCGGCAGGTACCTGAGCTACACGCTCCTGCCCTTCTCCTTCAGGGAGTTCCTAGCCTACAGGGGAATTGTGCCAGACGTGAAGACAACGCGGGAGGAGGCAATGGTAAAAAGGGCCCTGGAGGAGTACCTAAAGCGGGGGGGATTTCCCGAGGCTCTTCAATTTGGCAGGGAGTACCTCGTGAATCTCTACAACGACATTATAACACGGGACGTAATCGTTCGCTACGGTGTCAGGAACGTCAGAGAGCTGAAGGAGGTGGCCTTCTACCTCTTCTCGAACTTTGCCGGCAGGTTCACCTACAGCAAGACCAAAAACGTCCTCGGAATCGGGAACGTCGAGACGGTAAAAAACTACGTGGAGTACCTTGAGTCGGCATACCTCGTTTTTGAGCTCCCAAAGTTCTCCTTCAAGCCAAAGGAAGTCCTCAGGGGAGATAAGAAGGTCTACGCAGTGGACACCGGGATGATCAACGCAGTTGTCCCCCGGGTCTCGGAGAACATCGGCAGGCTCATGGAGAACGCGGTTTTCCTCGAACTGCTCAGGGTGAAGCACTACCTCAAGCCCGAGCTTGAACTCTACCACCACCGCGACACGAGGGGGGAGGTGGACTTCGTCGTGCGTGAAGGCGGGAAAACGGAACTGATACAGGTTACATACGCCTCGGACGGGGACGAGATAGCGAGGAGGGAGCTGAAAAGCCTTTTCAGGGCAATGGAGCTTTTTGGCGTCAAGGAGGGAACCCTCGTCACCTGGGCCTATTCGGGGGAGCTCACGAGGGGCAGTCTGCGTGTCAGGGCCGTGCCCCTGTGGAGATGGCTTTTAAAGGAAAGCGTCAAACTTTTTAACTCCAATTCCGACTTTTAA
- a CDS encoding type II toxin-antitoxin system VapC family toxin, which yields MRVYVDVNVIYYHLTDNPEFSDRATDLLEEHYGSMITSSLTVWQLYVLLRRLNRKERFNLMEILPELGIRVVPLTPEILAEAEKVEKLDFEDAIHYATMRKHGVKKILSNDGDFDKIDGIERVF from the coding sequence GTGAGGGTTTACGTTGATGTCAACGTGATTTACTATCACCTCACTGACAACCCCGAGTTCTCTGATAGGGCCACCGATTTGCTGGAAGAACATTATGGCTCAATGATAACCTCATCACTGACAGTCTGGCAGCTTTACGTGCTTCTGAGGCGGCTTAACCGAAAAGAGAGGTTCAACCTCATGGAAATACTCCCTGAACTGGGGATTCGGGTCGTTCCCTTAACGCCTGAGATTCTCGCGGAGGCGGAAAAGGTTGAGAAACTTGACTTCGAGGATGCGATTCACTACGCAACGATGAGGAAGCACGGGGTGAAGAAGATACTCTCAAACGACGGGGACTTTGACAAAATTGATGGAATAGAGAGGGTATTTTAA
- a CDS encoding fumarate hydratase produces MANAIVEAIRLAVTRIPDDVVLALEEAYGREESEIARFNLENILKAIDIGKTESIPVCQDTGTLTFFVKAGVNSPFLGELEDAIIEATRRATEDVPLRPNAVDILTGRNSGDNTGRGVPIIHWEITEGDEIEVAVLPKGGGSENCSALAMLTPSEGWEGVKRFVVAHVKACGGKPCPPVILGIGVGGSADLSLKLAKKALLRRVGEGHPNERIAGLEGEILGAVNSLGIGPMGMGGRTTALDVKIEVAHRHPASFPVGLVVQCWANRRAFLRIKPDGRVEVWQ; encoded by the coding sequence ATTGCCAATGCCATCGTCGAGGCGATAAGGCTTGCCGTCACGAGGATTCCTGATGATGTCGTTTTAGCCCTCGAAGAGGCTTACGGACGGGAGGAGAGCGAAATAGCGCGCTTCAACCTTGAGAACATTCTCAAGGCTATAGATATCGGAAAAACCGAGTCCATTCCCGTCTGCCAGGACACCGGAACGCTGACCTTCTTCGTTAAAGCCGGGGTTAACAGCCCCTTCCTCGGGGAGCTCGAAGATGCCATAATCGAGGCGACGAGGAGGGCGACGGAAGATGTGCCCCTCAGGCCAAACGCCGTCGACATTCTGACCGGGAGGAACTCAGGCGACAACACTGGGAGGGGCGTTCCCATAATCCACTGGGAGATAACTGAGGGCGACGAAATCGAGGTGGCGGTCCTTCCAAAGGGTGGTGGAAGTGAAAACTGCTCCGCCCTGGCTATGCTTACCCCCTCCGAGGGCTGGGAAGGGGTCAAGCGCTTCGTCGTCGCGCACGTTAAGGCCTGCGGCGGAAAGCCCTGCCCACCGGTTATTCTGGGTATAGGCGTTGGTGGAAGCGCTGACCTCTCACTGAAGCTCGCCAAAAAGGCCCTTCTCAGGAGGGTCGGCGAGGGGCATCCCAACGAACGCATAGCCGGGCTTGAGGGGGAGATACTCGGGGCAGTTAACTCCCTCGGGATCGGCCCGATGGGTATGGGCGGCAGGACTACCGCTTTGGACGTCAAAATTGAGGTCGCTCACAGGCATCCGGCGAGCTTTCCGGTCGGTCTGGTCGTTCAGTGCTGGGCCAACAGGCGGGCCTTCCTGAGAATAAAGCCCGACGGGAGGGTTGAGGTTTGGCAGTGA
- a CDS encoding hydroxyacid dehydrogenase gives MKVLVAAPLHERAIEVLKNAGFEVIYEEYPDEEKLVELVGDVDAIIVRSKPKVTRRVIEAAPKLKVIGRAGVGLDNIDLEAAKERGIKVVNSPGASSRSVAELAVALMFAVARKIAFADRKMREGVWAKKQCMGMELEGKTLGIVGFGRIGYSIAKIARALGMNVLLYDPYPNEERAREVGGKFVPLEELLKESDVVTLHVPLVEQTYHLINEERLRLMKPTAILINAARGAVVDTNALVKALREGWIAGAGLDVFEEEPLPKDHPLTKLDNVVLTPHIGASTVEAQMRAGVQVAEQIVEILKG, from the coding sequence GTGAAGGTTCTCGTTGCAGCTCCGCTCCACGAGAGGGCGATAGAGGTTTTGAAGAACGCCGGTTTTGAGGTTATCTATGAGGAGTATCCCGACGAGGAGAAGCTCGTTGAGCTCGTTGGGGATGTGGATGCCATAATCGTCAGGAGCAAGCCGAAGGTGACTAGAAGGGTTATCGAGGCCGCTCCTAAACTCAAGGTCATCGGAAGGGCGGGGGTTGGCCTCGACAACATAGACCTTGAGGCCGCGAAGGAGAGGGGGATTAAGGTAGTTAACAGCCCGGGGGCAAGCTCAAGGAGCGTCGCCGAGCTCGCCGTTGCCCTGATGTTTGCCGTTGCCAGAAAGATAGCCTTCGCCGACAGGAAGATGAGGGAAGGCGTCTGGGCCAAGAAGCAGTGCATGGGCATGGAGCTTGAGGGCAAGACGCTCGGAATAGTCGGCTTTGGTAGGATAGGTTACAGCATAGCCAAGATAGCCAGGGCCTTGGGGATGAACGTTCTCCTCTACGACCCGTACCCGAACGAAGAGAGGGCCAGGGAAGTCGGCGGGAAGTTCGTCCCGCTGGAGGAACTCCTTAAGGAGAGCGACGTAGTTACCCTTCACGTTCCGCTGGTGGAGCAGACCTACCACCTCATCAACGAGGAGAGGCTTAGACTCATGAAGCCTACAGCAATACTCATCAACGCCGCCCGCGGGGCCGTCGTTGATACCAACGCCCTTGTCAAAGCCCTCCGGGAGGGCTGGATTGCCGGAGCTGGCTTAGATGTTTTCGAGGAGGAGCCCCTGCCGAAGGACCACCCTCTCACAAAGCTCGACAACGTCGTCCTCACTCCCCACATAGGCGCCTCAACGGTTGAGGCCCAGATGCGCGCCGGGGTTCAGGTTGCCGAGCAGATAGTTGAGATTCTCAAGGGCTGA
- a CDS encoding TIGR00153 family protein yields the protein MPIFGGKESSVFEAIDRHLEVVKESLVAFRELMNAYLDGDFERARAFEREVDQLESKADTLRRSIETMLYEGAFLPANRGDYVRLSELIDQVADAAESAAHTLILAKPKAPVELRDEIMKLVESAIESYALLEEAVNALNSDVDRAIELAKAVEDAEERADEVEYDVKGKVFESETVTTYAKLIWNQILTKIGDIADRAEDASDQVMLMAIKRRG from the coding sequence ATGCCCATATTCGGTGGTAAGGAGAGCAGCGTTTTTGAGGCCATCGATAGGCATCTTGAGGTTGTTAAGGAGTCCTTGGTTGCCTTCAGGGAGCTCATGAACGCCTACCTTGATGGGGACTTTGAAAGGGCCAGGGCCTTTGAGAGGGAGGTTGACCAACTGGAGAGCAAGGCAGACACGCTCAGGAGGAGCATAGAGACGATGCTCTACGAAGGTGCCTTCCTGCCAGCCAACAGGGGGGACTACGTGAGGCTTTCCGAGCTCATTGACCAGGTGGCCGATGCCGCCGAGAGCGCGGCCCACACGCTGATTCTGGCGAAACCGAAGGCTCCCGTAGAGCTCAGAGACGAGATTATGAAGCTCGTTGAGTCGGCCATAGAGAGCTACGCCCTTCTTGAGGAGGCCGTCAATGCCCTCAACTCCGACGTTGACAGGGCGATAGAGCTGGCCAAGGCCGTTGAAGATGCCGAGGAGAGGGCCGATGAGGTTGAATACGACGTCAAGGGGAAGGTTTTTGAGAGCGAGACCGTTACGACCTATGCCAAGCTTATCTGGAACCAGATACTGACGAAAATAGGGGACATAGCCGACCGCGCCGAGGATGCCTCCGACCAGGTCATGCTCATGGCTATAAAACGAAGGGGATGA